One window from the genome of Osmerus eperlanus chromosome 3, fOsmEpe2.1, whole genome shotgun sequence encodes:
- the pikfyve gene encoding 1-phosphatidylinositol 3-phosphate 5-kinase isoform X3 has translation MAADDKSSSSSTLDWSTEPPLSATSPSHLTHFKPLTPEQDEPPLRSAYSSFVNLFRFNKEEGRPPSVEKSEVSSPSPQGERRSWSSSPAHSVHGSGTHRKQHPDGLRRTSTASDGHRKSEASLGTHDPRTAVQLRTALKRLKEIMEGKSQDSDLKQYWMPDSQCKECYDCNEKFTTFRRRHHCRLCGQIFCSRCCNQEIPGKFMGYTGDLRACTYCRKIAMSYAHSADSGCIGEDLSALSDSPCSVCVEPSEPRTPVGGRKASRNIFLEEDLAWQRKTPIGMRKNLIHQESQNSGLNSRLNALQEDVGKSPARKRSASVTNLSLDRSSSSMVPSYDSSVSPQTSRAMPGLKADHGEEERKILLDSSQLKDLWKKICHNNTGMEFQDHRYWLRTYPNCIVGKELVNWLLRNGTISTRAQAIAIGQALVDGRWLDCVTHHDQLFRDEYALYRALQNTEFSETPSPDSDSVNSLEGHSEPSWFKDIKFDDSDTEQLADESDYTMHNSSSPSKRTSVSSFQSAVDSDSAASINLNMEQDNVNFHIKKQSKYPHVPPHPAEQKASEYLVSEDGGQNILISDAFIKESLFNRRVEEKAKEMLFTPLGWHHSSLDQLREENGEKKAMERLLSANHSHMMALLQQLLYSESLSLSWRDIIVPVVRQVVQTVRPDVRSCDDDMDIRQLVHIKKIPGGKKFDSAVVNGFACTKNIAHKKMNSYIKNPKILLLKCSIEYLYREETKFTCIDPIVLQEREFLKNYVQRIADVRPNLVLVEKTVSRIAQEMLLEHGITLVVNVKPQVLDRVSRMTQGDLVMSMDQLLTKPRLGTCHKFYLQSFQLANDNVKTLMFFEGCPPQLGCTIKLRGASEYELARVKEIIVLMVCVAYHSQLEISFLMDEFAMPPSLGKSSSFPCLLESTTVEEDEEGQGGGGGGGEKGTGGAFVVEIQGKGVNGNTVSTVGPSGPGQLEEKPPSGRLPCVSESHVKDSESPNGNKKPALSPLSSHGAEGLGSAVMNSTPLFNPLAPLHPVSPPYLIDDLDLDPVPEELGGKAEVEGSAGLSRAESGEESSCSEAVPRLFRDPLQDDTGLFVTEQVASTDDRLKSISAAFKQELKDIILCISPFITFREPFLLTPAGLRCPSRDYFPEQVYLSPLLNKDFKELDCRRKRQLLKDSAPSSFGGVANGGPPPRPVEVRPSHRLTSARIAEHLGCSQDLAKMLADYRAQGGRIRQRAEADPFVSSTFSHLPSREPSIKAPVKADSEDEKPAGQNDVTWASKPMLVSDQCGLLMTSGAHHIIPDLRSVGETLDCLNPVNHQRLCVLFSSSSAQSNNAPNPCVSPWIVTMEFYGKNDLTLGIFLERYCFRPSYQCPSMFCETPMVHHVRRFVHGSGCVQIVLKELDSPVPGYQHTILNYSWCRICKQVTPVVPLSNDSWCMSFAKYLELRFYGHQYMRRANAEPCGHFIHKDYHQYFSYNQMVASFSYISVRLLEICLPPPKIFIRNQGPSKANMQLDLKDFTQKVSQVYLAIDDRLTSLKTDTFSKSREEKMEDLFAQKDMEDAELRAWIEKLQARLQACGVDSPQHLQTVLESVVLKKQSLCETLQSWNTRLQDLFQQEKGRKRLSVPPSPGRHRQTEESKTSALESSPRNPSPVVQNGDKEDRHLNTLPSLSSSSSLLPSPGEPGSEPLTSGPSFPDLDSVSIPEDVFDGHLLGSADSQVKEKSTMKAILANLLPGNSYNPIPFPFDPDKHYLMYEHERVPIAVCEREPSSIIAFALSCKEYKTALDELSKTTGKAGGEETTQNITSDSRVKNSPAKPNETTSSQTGRSSLEADPLKDSDGGDKHKKQAGNPHIELQFSDANAKFYCRIYYAEEFHKMREEIMESSEDDFVRSLSHCINWQARGGKSGAVFYATEDDRFILKQMPRLEVQSFLDFAPHYFTYITGAVQQKRPTALAKILGVYRIGYKNSQNNTEKKLDLLVMENLFYGRKMAQVFDLKGSLRNRNVKTDSGKESCEVVLLDENLLKLVHDNPLYIRAHCKAILRAAIHSDAYFLSSHLIIDYSLLVGRDDSTDQLVVGIIDYIRTFTWDKKLEMVVKSTGILGGQGKMPTVVSPELYRARFCEAMDKYFLMVPDHWTGLGVNC, from the exons ATGGCTGCTGATGAcaaatcctcctcctcctcaactctGGATTGGAGCACAGAACCGCCACTGTCAGCTACCAGCCCGTCCCACCTGACACACTTCAAGCCCCTGACACCGGAGCAGGATGAGCCACCACTCCGCTCGGCCTACAGCTCCTTCGTTAACCTGTTTCGCTTTAACAAAG AAGAGGGCCGCCCCCCATCGGTAGAGAAGTCAGAGGTGTCCAGTCCGTCgccacagggagagaggaggagctggtcCAGCAGCCCCGCCCACTCTGTCCATGGTTCCGGAACACACAGGAAGCAGCACCCAGATGGACTACGCCGCACTTCCACAGCCtcgg ATGGCCACAGGAAATCGGAAGCGTCCCTGGGCACTCATGACCCTCGTACAGCTGTTCAACTGCGGACTGCTCtgaagagactgaaagagatcATGGAGGGAAAGAGCCAG GACAGCGACCTGAAGCAGTACTGGATGCCCGACAGCCAGTGCAAGGAGTGTTACGACTGCAACGAGAAGTTCACCACCTTCCGCCGGCGCCACCACTGTCGCTTGTGTGGCCAGATCTTCTGCAGCCGCTGCTGCAACCAGGAGATCCCTGGCAAGTTCATGGGCTACACGG GAGACCTGCGTGCCTGTACCTACTGCCGGAAGATCGCCATGAGCTACGCCCACTCTGCAGACTCGGGCTGCATCGGCGAGGACCTGAGCGCCCTGTCCGACTCGCCCTGCTCTGTGTGCGTGGAGCCCAGCGAGCCCCGCACGCCCGTGGGGGGACGCAAGGCCAGCCGCAACATCTTCCTGGAGGAAGACCTGGCCTGGCAAAG AAAAACTCCTATTGGGATGAGGAAGAA TTTGATTCACCAGGAGTCTCAGAACAGTGGGCTTAACTCCAGACTAAATGCACTCCAAGAGGATGTGGGCAAGTCACCAGCCAGAAAAAG gtccgCCAGTGTGACCAACTTGTCTCTGGACCGCTCAAGTTCTTCCATGGTGCCCTCCTATGACAGCTCAGTAAGCCCCCAGACCAGCCGGGCCATGCCTGGGCTCAAGGCGGACCacggcgaggaggagaggaagatccTGCTG GACTCATCTCAGCTGAAGGACCTGTGGAAGAAGATCTGTCACAACAACACTGGGATGGAGTTCCAGGACCACAGGTACTGGCTGAGGACATACCCCAACTGCATTGTGGGAAAGGAGCTGGTCAATTGGCTGCTGAGGAATGGTACCATTTCTACCAG GGCCCAGGCTATAGCCATAGGCCAAGCTCTGGTGGATGGTCGGTGGCTGGACTGTGTCACTCATCATGACCAGCTGTTCCGAGACGAGTACGCCCTCTATCGCGCCCTCCAG aacaCAGAGTTCTCTGAGACGCCGTCGCCCGACAGTGACAGTGTCAACTCCCTCGAGGGACACTCCGAGCCTTCCTGGTTCAAAGACATCAAGTTTGATGACAGCGACACCGAGCAGCTGGCTGATGAGAGTGATTACACGATGCACA ACTCTTCCAGCCCCAGTAAGAGGACTTCGGTCAGTAGCTTCCAGTCAGCAGTGGACAGTGACTCGGCTGCATCCATTAACCTCAACATGGAGCAGGACAATGTCAACTTCCACATCAAGAAGCAGTCCAAGTACCCCCACgtacccccccaccctgctgagCAGAAAG CATCAGAGTACCTGGTCTCAGAGGACGGAGGACAGAACATCTTAATCAGCGATGCCTTCATCAAAG AGTCTCTGTTCAACCGCCGCGTGGAGGAGAAGGCCAAGGAGATGCTGTTCACCCCTCTGGGCTGGCACCACAGCTCCCTGGACCAGCTCCGCGAGGAGAACGGAGAGAAGAAGGCGATGGAGAGACTGCT CTCTGCCAACCATAGCCACATGATGGCGCTGTTGCAGCAGCTGCTCTACAGCgagtccctgtccctctcctggcGTGACATCATCGTGCCCGTGGTCAGGCAGGTGGTCCAGACTGTGCGGCCTGACGTACGCAGCTGTGACGACGACATGGACATCCGCCAGCTGGTCCACATCAAGAAG ATTCCCGGAGGGAAGAAGTTTGACTCTGCCGTTGTCAATGGCTTTGCATGCACCAAGAACATTGCCCACAAAAAG ATGAACTCCTACATCAAGAACCCCAAGATCCTGCTGTTGAAGTGCTCTATAGAGTACCTCTACCGGGAGGAGACCAAGTTCACCTGCATTGACCCCATAGTGCTGCAG GAACGGGAGTTTCTGAAGAACTATGTGCAGCGTATAGCCGATGTGCGTCCCAACCTGGTGCTGGTGGAGAAGACGGTGTCTCGCATCGCCCAGGAAATGCTGCTGGAGCACGGCATTACGCTGGTGGTCAACGTCAAACCC caAGTGTTGGACCGGGTGAGTCGTATGACCCAGGGAGACCTGGTCATGTCCATGGACCAGCTGCTGACCAAGCCTCGCCTGGGAACCTGCCACAAGTTCTATCTGCAGTCCTTCCAGCTGGCCAATG ACAACGTGAAGACGCTGATGTTTTTCGAGGGCTGTCCCCCTCAGCTGGGCTGTACCATCAAGCTGCGCGGGGCTTCTGAGTATGAGCTGGCCCGGGTGAAGGAGATCATCgtgctgatggtgtgtgtggcctACCACTCCCAACTGGAGATCTCCTTCCTGATGGACGAGTTTGCCATGCCGCCGAGCCTGGGCAAGAGCAGCTCTTTCCCCTGCCTGCTGGAGAGCACCACTGTGGAGGAGGAcgaagagggacagggaggaggaggaggaggaggagagaaaggaacagGAGGAGCATTTGTAGTGGAGATCCAGGGAAAGGGGGTCAACGGAAATACCGTGTCCACGGTAGGTCCCTCCGGGCCGGGGCAACTGGAGGAGAAGCCTCCCTCTGGAAGGCTGCCGTGTGTCTCTGAGTCCCATGTCAAGGACAGCGAGAGCCCTAATGGCAACAAGAAGCCGGCTTTGTCCCCCTTGTCCTCCCATGGGGCTGAGGGGTTGGGGTCCGCAGTAATGAACTCCACACCCTTGTTCAACCCCTTGGCACCACTACATCCCGTGTCCCCGCCCTACCTCATCGATGACCTGGACCTGGACCCGGTGccggaggagctgggaggaaagGCGGAGGTGGAGGGCTCGGCGGGACTCTCAAGGGCGGAGTCCGGGGAGGAGAGCTCGTGCTCCGAGGCGGTTCCCCGGCTCTTCAGGGACCCGCTGCAGGATGACACCGGGCTGTTTGTCACCGAGCAGGTGGCCTCGACTGACGACCGCCTCAAGTCCATCTCGGCGGCCTTCAAGCAGGAGCTGAAGGACATCATCCTCTGTATCTCTCCGTTCATTACCTTCAGGGAGcccttcctcctcactcctgccGGCCTTCGCTGCCCCAGCAGAGACTATTTCCCCGAGCAA GTCTACCTCTCTCCACTGCTCAACAAGGACTTCAAGGAACTGGACTGCCGCAGGAAGAGGCAGCTGCTCAAGGACTCCGCCCCGTCGTCGTTCGGGGGCGTGGCCAACGGCGGCCCCCCGCCACGGCCCGTCGAGGTTCGGCCCTCCCACCGGCTCACCAGCGCTCGCATCGCAGAGCACCTGGGCTGCAGCCAGGACCTGGCCAAGATGCTGGCCGACTACCGCGCCCAGGGAGGGCGCATCCGCCAGCGGGCCGAGGCCGACCCCTTCGTGTCGTCCACCTTCAGTCATCTGCCTTCTCGTGAGCCCTCGATCAAGGCACCCGTCAAGGCCGACAGCGAGGACGAGAAGCCGGCGGGACAGAATGACGTGACGTGGGCTTCTAAG CCAATGCTGGTCTCAGACCAGTGTGGTCTATTGATGACGAGTGGAGCCCACCACATCATCCCTGACCTGAGATCTGTTGGGGAGACT CTGGACTGTCTGAACCCGGTGAACCACCAGCGCCTCTGTGTGCTGTTCAGCAGCTCCTCAGCCCAGTCCAACAATGCCCCGAACCCCTGCGTCAGCCCCTG GATCGTGACTATGGAGTTCTATGGAAAGAATGACCTCACTCTTGGCATATTTCTGGAAAGATACTGTTTCAG GCCATCCTACCAGTGCCCCAGCATGTTCTGTGAAACTCCCATGGTGCACCATGTCCGGCGCTTTGTCCACGGCAGCGGCTGTGTCCAGATTGTCCTGAAGGAGCTGGACTCTCCAGTCCCTGGCTACCAGCACACCATCCTCAACTACTCCTGGTGCCGCATCTGCAAACAG GTGACTCCTGTGGTGCCTCTGTCCAATGACTCGTGGTGCATGTCCTTCGCCAAGTACTTGGAGCTGCGTTTCTATGGCCACCAGTACATGCGGCGGGCCAACGCCGAGCCCTGTGGCCACTTCATCCACAAAGACTACCACCAGTACTTCTCCTACAATCAGATGGTGGCCTCCTTCAG CTACATCTCTGTGAGGCTGCTGGAAAtctgccttcctcctcccaAGATCTTCATCAGGAACCAGGGGCCCTCCAAAGCCAACATGCAACTGGACCTCAAGGACTTCACGCAAAA AGTGAGCCAGGTGTACCTAGCCATAGACGACCGCCTTACCTCCCTCAAGACCGACACCTTCAGCAAGtcaagagaggagaagatggaggaccTGTTTGCCCAGAAAGAT atggagGATGCGGAGCTCCGGGCCTGGATAGAGAAGCTGCAGGCCCGCCTGCAGGCCTGCGGCGTGGACTCCCCCCAGCACCTGCAGACCGTCCTGGAGTCGGTGGTGCTGAAGAAGCAGAGCCTGTGTGAGACCCTGCAGTCATGGAACACCAG gctgCAGGATCTGTTCCAgcaggagaagggaaggaagcgGCTGTCTGTCCCGCCCAGCCccgggagacacagacagacggaggaAAGCAAG ACAAGTGCCCTGGAGTCTTCTCCTCGGAACCCCTCTCCCGTGGTGCAGAATGGTGATAAAG AGGACCGTCACCTGAACACCCTCCCGTCACTGTCTAGCTCCTCCTCGCTGCTGCCGTCACCAGGGGAACCAGGCTCGGAGCCACTCACCTCTGGACCCTCCTTCCCTGACCTGGACTCTGTCAGCATCCCAGAGg ATGTGTTTGATGGACACCTGTTGGGCTCCGCTGACAGTCAAGTGAAGGAGAAGTCTACCATGAAGGCCATCCTTGCCAACCTGTTGCCGGGCAACAGCTACAACCCCATTCCCTTCCCCTT CGATCCAGACAAGCATTACCTGATGTACGAACACGAGAGGGTCCCCATTGCCGTGTGCGAGAGAGAACCCAGCTCCATCATCGCCTTCGCTCTCAG CTGTAAGGAGTACAAGACGGCTTTGGATGAGCTGTCGAAGACGACCGGGAaagcgggaggagaggagaccaccCAGAACATCAC CTCTGACAGCCGGGTGAAGAACAGCCCTGCCAAGCCCAACGAGaccacctcctcccagactggCCGCAGCAGCTTGGAGGCCGACCCACTCA AGGATTCTGATGGAGGAGACAAGCACAAGAAACAGGCTGGGAACCCACACATTGAGCTAC AGTTCTCTGACGCCAACGCCAAGTTCTACTGTCGGATTTACTACGCTGAGGAGTTCCACAAGATGCGCGAGGAGATCATGGAGAGCTCGGAGGACGACTTTGTCCGCTCGCTGTCCCACTGCATCAACTGGCAGGCCCGGGGCGGCAAATCCGGGGCCGTCTTCTACGCAACCGAAg ACGACCGCTTCATCCTGAAGCAGATGCCCAGGCTGGAGGTCCAGTCCTTCCTGGACTTTGCTCCTCATTACTTCACTTACATCACTGGAGCCGTGCAGCAAAAG cgtcCGACGGCCTTAGCCAAGATCCTGGGTGTGTACCGGATCGGCTACAAGAACTCCCAGAACAACACTGAGAAGAAGCTAGATCTCCTGGTCATGGAGAACCTGTTCTATGGCCGCAAGATGGCCCAGGTGTTTGACTTGAAAGGTTCCCTCAGGAACCGCAATGTGAAGACCGACTCAGGGAAGGAGAGCTGTGAGGTGGTCCTGCTGGATGAGAACCTTCTGAAGCTGGTCCATGACAACCCTCTGTACATCCGGGCCCACTGCAAGGCTATCCTGAGGGCCGCCATCCACAGCGACGCCTACTTCCTGTCCAGCCACCTGATTATCGACTACTCTTTGCTAGTAGGGCGCGATGACTCTACAGACCAGCTGGTGGTGGGCATCATAG ATTACATCCGCACTTTCACATGGGACAAGAAACTGGAGATGGTGGTCAAATCCACTGGGATCCTTGGCGGACAAG GGAAGATGCCCACGGTGGTGTCTCCTGAACTGTACCGAGCTCGCTTCTGTGAGGCTATGGACAAGTATTTCCTCATGGTCCCTGACCACTGGACTGGCCTTGGGGTCAACTGCTGA